From the genome of Candidatus Neomarinimicrobiota bacterium:
TGAATGATGGAAGTTTTGATGGTTCAGAAAAAATATTAGATGAATTGTCAAATCAAAATGCTTCAACCAAAGCGGTCCATTTCCACAGAAATTACGGCAAGGCTGCTGCATTGGCAGAAGGATTTAAACTTGCTACCGGAGATTATGTGATGACCATGGATGCGGATCTTCAGGATGATCCTGCTGAAATCCCAAATTTTATTACTAAACTTGAAGAAGGATTTGATTTGGTTTCCGGATGGAAAAAAGATCGAAAAGACCCACTCGGGAAAACCATGCCATCAAGATTTTTCAATTTTGTTACACGACTTATGACGGGCGTAAAGATTCATGATTTCAATTGTGGAATAAAAATGTATAAAAATGCTGTTGTGAAGACGCTGGATATTTATGGCGGTCGTCACCGTTATATTCCTGCACTTGCCGGGCAGAAAAATTTTAAGGTATCCGAAATTATTGTAAATCATCGTCCACGAATTCATGGAGAAACCAAATATGGCGGTGGACGTCTTTTTCATGGGTTTTTTGATTTATTGACTA
Proteins encoded in this window:
- a CDS encoding glycosyltransferase family 2 protein: MMQKSITIIIPVFNEVDSLKELQAQLENILENRYSYEILYMNDGSFDGSEKILDELSNQNASTKAVHFHRNYGKAAALAEGFKLATGDYVMTMDADLQDDPAEIPNFITKLEEGFDLVSGWKKDRKDPLGKTMPSRFFNFVTRLMTGVKIHDFNCGIKMYKNAVVKTLDIYGGRHRYIPALAGQKNFKVSEIIVNHRPRIHGETKYGGGRLFHGFFDLLTILFLNRYTQRPLHLFGFFGLFCILIATGCEMFTVYDKLVNGIPFQQHFALIVFGAMVFVLGLWFFSIGLIAEMIVAGQQGKEDRVKNIVG